Proteins from a single region of Drosophila biarmipes strain raj3 chromosome 3R, RU_DBia_V1.1, whole genome shotgun sequence:
- the LOC108031456 gene encoding aminoacylase-1 translates to MSTAKWENNEEIKIFREYLRIPTVHPNVDYTACTEFLKRQAATLDLPVEVVYPVNEQNPVVVLKWLGSQPELPSIILNSHTDVVPVFADKWTHGPFSADLDAEGRIFARGSQDMKCVGTQYLGAVRALKASGYQPKRTIYLTFVPDEEVGGHLGMRELVKSDYFKKLNVGFSFDEGISSADETYAVYYAERTLWHLRLKFSGTAGHGSLLLPNTAGEKLNYVVGKLMEFRKSQVQKLAEDSSLEIGDVTTVNLTQLRGGVQSNVVPPLLEAVFDIRIAVTVDIPAFEKQIRDWCEEAGGGIELEFEMKNPFVEPTKIDSSNAYWLAFKKALDDLGLKTRVRVFPGATDSRYVRYAGIPALGFSPINNTPILLHDHDEFLKADTYLHGIEVYKKLIPAVADA, encoded by the exons ATGAGCACCGCCAAGTGGGAGAACAATGAGGAGATTAAGATCTTCCGCGAATACCTTCGCATACCAACAGTGCATCCAAATGTGGATTACA CCGCCTGCACGGAATTCTTGAAGCGTCAGGCCGCCACCTTGGACCTGCCCGTGGAGGTTGTCTATCCGGTGAACGAGCAGAATCCCGTGGTGGTGCTCAAATGGCTGGGATCCCAGCCGGAACTGCCCTCCATCATCCTCAATTCGCACACGGATGTGGTGCCCGTCTTCGCCGACAAGTGGACTCATGGTCCCTTCAGCGCGGATCTGGATGCAGAGGGTCGCATCTTCGCCAGGGGATCCCAGGACATGAAGTGCGTGGGCACCCAATATCTGGGAGCAGTGCGAGCCCTCAAGGCCTCTGGCTATCAGCCCAAGAGGACCATTTACCTGACCTTTGTGCCGGACGAGGAGGTGGGCGGCCACCTGGGCATGCGGGAGCTGGTGAAGAGCGACTACTTCAAGAAGCTCAACGTGGGATTCAGCTTCGACGAGGGCATCTCCAGCGCGGACGAGACCTACGCCGTGTACTACGCCGAGAGGACTTTGTGGC ATCTCCGCTTAAAGTTCAGTGGAACTGCCGGACACGGATCCCTGCTGTTGCCCAATACCGCTGGGGAGAAGCTCAACTATGTGGTGGGCAAACTGATGGAGTTCCGCAAATCCCAAGTGCAGAAACTGGCCGAAGACTCTTCCCTTGAAATTGGCGATGTGACCACCGTGAATCTCACCCAACTGAGGGGCGGAGTGCAGAGCAACGTGGTTCCCCCGCTGCTGGAGGCCGTTTTTGATATCCGCATTGCCGTCACCGTGGACATCCCAGCTTTTGAGAAGCAGATTCGCGACTGGTGCGAGGAGGCTGGCGGCGGCATCGAGCTGGAGTTCGAGATGAAGAACCCCTTTGTGGAGCCAACAAAGATTGACTCGTCGAATGCCTACTGGCTGGCCTTCAAGAAGGCTCTCGATGACCT TGGCCTCAAGACACGGGTTCGAGTTTTCCCCGGCGCCACGGACAGCCGCTATGTCCGCTATGCAGGCATTCCGGCTCTCGGTTTTTCGCCCATCAACAACACTCCCATCCTGCTGCACGACCACGATGAATTCCTGAAAGCCGACACATATTTGCATGGCATTGAGGTCTACAAGAAGCTCATTCCCGCCGTTGCCGATGCTTAA
- the LOC108031454 gene encoding aminoacylase-1, with translation MSAGKWENNEEIQIFQEYLRIPSVHPDIDYNSCVEFIKRQAESLKLPVEVVYPAVKSKPVVIIKWLGKEPELPTIILNSHMDVVPVFPEMWTHEPFSADIDEEGRIFARGTQDMKSVGTQYLGAIRLLKAAGFQPKRTVYVTFVPDEEIGGALGMEAFVKTDFYKQMNVGFSLDEGGTSASDVHHLFYAERIRWVLHLKFGGTAGHGSLLLPDTAGVKLNYVLNKLSEFRDSQIQRLKNDQSINIGDVTTVNLTQLSGGVQSNVVPPLLEAIFDMRLSITLDLVAFEQQIRKWCEEAGGGIKIEFPQKEAYVAPTKLDDSNPYWLALSAAFDELGLKVKPIVCFGVTDCRFIRQQGTPAIGFSPIINTPVLIHDHDEFLKAEDYLNGIEVYKKIIRNLTEV, from the exons ATGAGTGCCGGCAAATGGGAGAACAATGAGGAAATTCAAATATTCCAGGAATACTTGCGTATTCCATCAGTACATCCGGATATTGATTACA atTCTTGCGTGGAGTTTATCAAGCGTCAGGCTGAATCCCTCAAACTTCCCGTGGAAGTAGTTTATCCAGCTGTTAAGTCCAAGCCCGTGGTGATTATCAAGTGGCTGGGAAAAGAGCCGGAGCTTCCCACAATCATCCTCAACTCGCACATGGATGTGGTTCCCGTGTTTCCGGAGATGTGGACTCATGAACCCTTTTCCGCGGACATAGATGAGGAGGGAAGGATCTTTGCGCGGGGCACCCAGGACATGAAATCTGTGGGCACCCAGTATCTAGGAGCTATTCGCCTTCTGAAGGCTGCTGGTTTTCAGCCGAAACGAACTGTTTACGTGACCTTTGTGCCCGACGAGGAGATTGGAGGTGCTCTTGGTATGGAAGCGTTCGTTAAGACCGACTTTTATAAGCAAATGAATGTTGGATTCAGCTTGGACGAAGGAGGCACTAGTGCCAGTGATGTCCATCATTTGTTCTACGCCGAGCGTATTCGATGGG TTTTGCATCTGAAATTTGGTGGAACTGCGGGCCATGGCTCCCTATTGCTGCCAGATACCGCAGGAGTAAAGCTTAACTACGTGCTAAACAAGCTGTCAGAGTTCCGGGACTCGCAAATCCAACGACTGAAAAACGACCAGAGCATCAACATCGGGGATGTGACCACCGTGAATCTCACCCAGTTGAGTGGTGGAGTGCAGAGCAATGTGGTTCCACCGCTCCTTGAGGCCATCTTCGATATGCGCCTGTCCATCACCCTGGATTTGGTTGCCTTTGAGCAGCAAATCCGCAAGTGGTGCGAGGAGGCAGGAGGTGGCATCAAGATTGAGTTCCCCCAGAAGGAGGCCTATGTGGCACCCACCAAACTGGATGATTCCAATCCCTATTGGCTAGCCTTAAGTGCTGCTTTTGATGAACT TGGCTTGAAAGTCAAACCGATTGTGTGCTTCGGAGTCACCGATTGCCGTTTTATTCGACAGCAGGGTACCCCAGCAATTGGGTTCTCGCCCATCATAAATACTCCTGTACTGATCCACGATCATGATGAGTTTTTAAAGGCTGAAGATTACCTAAACGGCATAGAAGTTTACAAGAAGATAATTCGTAATCTTACTGAAGTCTAG
- the LOC122819126 gene encoding aminoacylase-1A produces MSAGKWENNEEIQIFQEYLRIPSVHPDIDYNSCVEFIKRQAESLKLPVEVVYPAVKSKPVVIIKWLGKEPELPTIILNSHMDVVPVFPEMWTHEPFSADIDEEGRIFARGTQDMKSVGTQYLGAIRLLKASGFQPKRTLYVTFVPDEEIGGQLGMAEFVKTDYYKHMNVGFSLDEGATSERDVHHLFFAERLRWGLKLHVSGTSGHGSLLLPNTAGVKLNYVLNKLTKFRSSQVETLARDSSLSVGDVTTVNLTQLSGGVQSNVVPPHFEAVFDMRIAITVDVVAFEKQIRDWCEEAGGGIEIDFFRKEPYIGPTKLDSSNPYWLAFKAAIDELGLKVHPIVCPGATDSRFIREKGTPAIGFSPITNTTMRLHDHDEFLQADVYLKGIEVYKKIIRNLAEVSQTDKQ; encoded by the exons ATGAGTGCCGGCAAATGGGAGAACAATGAGGAAATTCAAATATTCCAGGAATACTTGCGTATTCCATCAGTACATCCGGATATTGATTACA atTCTTGCGTGGAGTTTATCAAGCGTCAGGCTGAATCCCTCAAACTTCCCGTGGAAGTAGTTTATCCAGCTGTTAAGTCCAAGCCCGTGGTGATTATCAAGTGGCTGGGAAAAGAGCCGGAGCTTCCCACAATCATCCTCAACTCGCACATGGATGTGGTTCCCGTGTTTCCGGAGATGTGGACTCATGAACCCTTTTCCGCGGACATAGATGAGGAGGGAAGGATCTTTGCGCGGGGCACCCAGGACATGAAATCTGTGGGCACCCAGTATCTAGGAGCTATTCGACTGCTCAAGGCCAGTGGCTTCCAGCCCAAGAGGACTTTGTACGTGACCTTCGTGCCGGACGAAGAGATTGGCGGCCAGTTGGGCATGGCGGAGTTCGTTAAAACGGACTACTACAAGCATATGAATGTGGGATTCAGCCTGGACGAAGGAGCCACCAGCGAAAGAGATGTGCACCATTTGTTCTTCGCCGAACGTTTGCGATGGG GACTCAAATTGCACGTTAGTGGAACATCTGGCCACGGATCGCTTCTGCTGCCCAACACCGCCGGCGTGAAACTGAACTATGTGCTGAATAAACTCACGAAGTTCCGGAGCTCGCAGGTGGAGACTCTGGCGAGGGACTCCAGTCTCAGCGTCGGCGATGTGACCACCGTGAATCTCACTCAGCTAAGCGGTGGAGTCCAGAGCAATGTGGTTCCTCCGCACTTCGAGGCGGTCTTTGACATGCGCATTGCCATCACCGTGGATGTGGTTGCCTTCGAGAAACAGATTCGCGACTGGTGCGAGGAAGCGGGAGGCGGCATCGAAATCGATTTCTTCCGGAAGGAACCCTATATAGGACCCACCAAGCTGGACAGCTCGAACCCCTACTGGTTAGCTTTCAAAGCCGCCATCGATGAACT CGGATTGAAGGTCCATCCAATAGTCTGCCCTGGCGCCACTGATAGCCGTTTTATTCGCGAAAAGGGGACGCCTGCAATTGGATTTTCACCCATTACAAACACCACCATGCGTCTCCATGACCATGACGAGTTTCTACAGGCTGATGTGTATCTCAAAGGCATTGAAGTGTACAAGAAGATTATTCGCAATCTGGCTGAAGTCTCACAAACTGATAAGCAATGA
- the LOC108031453 gene encoding aminoacylase-1, whose protein sequence is MSTCPEQWKNDVEIKIFQEYLRIPTVHPDVDYTACVEFLKRQAGSLGLPVDVVHPAVPSKPVVVMKWLGKSPELPAIILNSHMDVVPVFPEKWAHDPFGAHMDEQGRIYARGAQDMKSVGCQYMAAVRGLKSSGYQPKRTVYLTFVPDEETGGDLGMAELVKGDYFKAMNVGFSLDEGIASEDESYAVFYAERTLWHLRLKISGKSGHGSLLHTNTAGEKLQYVLDKLMNFRETQVKLLAKDPSLDDGDVTALNLTKLEGGTQSNVVPPLIEATFDVRIAITQDADALEKQIRDWCDEAGGGVELDFILKCPSVETKIDASNPYWLGFKKGLDELGLITHTRVFPGATDSYYLRRVGIPALGFSPINNTPVLLHNHDEYLRADTYLNGIQMYRKLIPAIADS, encoded by the exons ATGAGCACTTGCCCAGAACAATGGAAAAACGAtgtggaaattaaaattttccagGAGTATTTACGCATTCCCACGGTGCATCCTGATGTAGACTATA CTGCATGCGTGGAGTTCCTAAAGCGGCAGGCTGGCAGCCTGGGCCTACCGGTGGACGTGGTGCATCCTGCCGTGCCATCCAAGCCGGTGGTGGTTATGAAGTGGCTGGGGAAGAGTCCCGAACTGCCAGCCATTATTTTGAACTCTCACATGGACGTGGTTCCCGTGTTCCCCGAGAAGTGGGCCCATGACCCCTTTGGTGCCCACATGGACGAACAAGGGCGGATTTATGCAAGGGGCGCGCAGGACATGAAGTCCGTGGGTTGCCAGTATATGGCTGCAGTCCGTGGCCTAAAATCGAGTGGCTATCAGCCCAAAAGGACTGTCTATCTGACTTTTGTGCCCGATGAGGAAACTGGCGGCGACTTGGGCATGGCCGAGCTTGTGAAGGGGGATTACTTCAAAGCCATGAATGTGGGTTTCAGCCTGGACGAGGGCATCGCCAGTGAAGATGAGTCTTATGCTGTCTTCTATGCCGAGCGCACACTCTGGC ATCTCCGATTAAAGATCAGTGGCAAATCGGGGCATGGATCGCTGCTGCACACGAACACGGCTGGCGAGAAGTTACAGTATGTGCTGGATAAGCTGATGAACTTTCGGGAAACCCAGGTCAAGCTACTGGCCAAAGACCCTTCCTTGGATGACGGCGATGTGACCGCTTTGAATCTCACCAAACTAGAGGGAGGAACCCAAAGCAATGTGGTTCCCCCCTTGATAGAAGCCACTTTCGATGTTCGCATCGCCATCACCCAAGACGCGGATGCCCTGGAGAAGCAGATTCGCGACTGGTGCGACGAGGCTGGAGGCGGGGTGGAACTGGATTTCATCTTAAAATGTCCCTCTGTGGAGACCAAGATAGACGCCTCCAATCCATACTGGTTGGGCTTTAAAAAGGGATTGGATGAACT AGGTTTGATCACCCATACAAGGGTTTTCCCCGGTGCCACCGACAGCTACTACCTCCGGCGAGTTGGGATTCCCGCTCTGGGATTTTCGCCGATCAACAACACCCCCGTGCTGCTGCACAATCACGATGAGTACTTGCGGGCCGACACCTACCTGAATGGAATTCAGATGTACAGGAAGCTTATCCCGGCAATTGCTGATTCATAA
- the LOC108031452 gene encoding aminoacylase-1: MGLEKWENNEEIKIFREYLRIPTVHPDVDYTECVEFLKRQASSLNLPVDVVYPAVQTKPVVIIKWLGSQPELPSIVLNSHTDVVPVFRDKWTHDPFAADIDEEGRIFARGTQDMKSVGTQYLGAIRLLKASGFQPKRTLYVTFVPDEEIGGQLGMAEFVKTDYYKHMNVGFSLDEGATSERDVHHLFFAERLRWGLKLHVSGTSGHGSLLLPNTAGVKLNYVLNKLTKFRSSQVETLARDSSLSVGDVTTVNLTQLSGGVQSNVVPPHFEAVFDMRIAITVDVVAFEKQIRDWCEEAGGGIEIDFFRKEPYIGPTKLDSSNPYWLAFKAAIDELGLKVHPIVCPGATDSRFIREKGTPAIGFSPITNTTMRLHDHDEFLQADVYLKGIEVYKKIIRNLAEVSQTDKQ, encoded by the exons ATGGGTTTGGAAAAGTGGGAAAACAATGaggaaatcaaaatttttcGGGAGTACCTGCGTATACCCACCGTTCACCCCGATGTTGACTACA CCGAATGTGTCGAGTTCCTCAAGCGCCAGGCCAGCTCCTTGAATCTTCCCGTGGATGTCGTTTATCCAGCTGTACAAACAAAGCCCGTGGTGATCATCAAGTGGCTCGGAAGTCAGCCGGAGCTGCCCTCTATTGTACTGAACTCCCACACGGATGTGGTTCCCGTGTTCCGTGACAAGTGGACCCACGATCCCTTCGCCGCCGATATAGATGAGGAGGGCAGGATCTTTGCACGGGGCACTCAGGACATGAAATCGGTTGGCACCCAGTATCTAGGAGCTATTCGACTGCTCAAGGCCAGTGGCTTCCAGCCCAAGAGGACTTTGTACGTGACCTTCGTGCCGGACGAAGAGATTGGCGGCCAGTTGGGCATGGCGGAGTTCGTTAAAACGGACTACTACAAGCATATGAATGTGGGATTCAGCCTGGACGAAGGAGCCACCAGCGAAAGAGATGTGCACCATTTGTTCTTCGCCGAACGTTTGCGATGGG GACTCAAATTGCACGTTAGTGGAACATCTGGCCACGGATCGCTTCTGCTGCCCAACACCGCCGGCGTGAAACTGAACTATGTGCTGAATAAACTCACGAAGTTCCGGAGCTCGCAGGTGGAGACTCTGGCGAGGGACTCCAGTCTCAGCGTCGGCGATGTGACCACCGTGAATCTCACTCAGCTAAGCGGTGGAGTCCAGAGCAATGTGGTTCCTCCGCACTTCGAGGCGGTCTTTGACATGCGCATTGCCATCACCGTGGATGTGGTTGCCTTCGAGAAACAGATTCGCGACTGGTGCGAGGAAGCGGGAGGCGGCATCGAAATCGATTTCTTCCGGAAGGAACCCTATATAGGACCCACCAAGCTGGACAGCTCGAACCCCTACTGGTTAGCTTTCAAAGCCGCCATCGATGAACT CGGATTGAAGGTCCATCCAATAGTCTGCCCTGGCGCCACTGATAGCCGTTTTATTCGCGAAAAGGGGACGCCTGCAATTGGATTTTCACCCATTACAAACACCACCATGCGTCTCCATGACCATGACGAGTTTCTACAGGCTGATGTGTATCTCAAAGGCATTGAAGTGTACAAGAAGATTATTCGCAATCTGGCTGAAGTCTCACAAACTGATAAGCAATGA
- the LOC108031455 gene encoding aminoacylase-1A: MSTEKWEDNEEIKIFREYLRIATVQPDVDYTECVEFLKRQAHSLDLPVDVIHPVEAKPVVIIKWLGTEPELPSIVLNSHMDVVPVFRDKWTHDPFAANIDEEGRIFARGAQDMKSVGTGYLGAIRLLKASGVQPKRNVFVTFVPDEEIGGALGMQEFVKTEYFSNMNVGFSLDEGGPSEIDLFYVFYAERMRWGLKLNFSGTSGHGSMLLPSTAGVKLNYVLNKLTEFRESQVQRLARDQTINIGDVTTINLTQLSGGVQSNVVPPHFEAVFDMRLSITLDVEAFEKQIHDWCEEAGGGIEISFDEKEPYVAPTKIDDSNPFWLAFKAATDELGLKIYPIVCPGATDSRNIRAKGIPALGFSPIKNTSMRLHDHDEYLGAETYLKGIQIYEKILGNLAKV, from the exons ATGAGCACGGAAAAGTGGGAGGACAACGAGGAAATCAAAATATTCCGGGAATATTTGCGTATAGCAACGGTGCAGCCAGATGTGGACTACA CTGAGTGCGTGGAGTTCCTGAAGCGCCAGGCCCACAGCCTGGACCTGCCAGTTGATGTCATACATCCCGTGGAGGCCAAACCCGTGGTGATCATCAAGTGGCTGGGAACCGAACCGGAACTGCCCTCCATTGTGCTGAACTCGCACATGGATGTGGTACCCGTTTTCCGTGACAAGTGGACCCACGATCCCTTCGCAGCCAACATAGACGAGGAGGGCAGGATCTTTGCCAGGGGCGCGCAGGACATGAAATCGGTGGGCACTGGATACCTGGGTGCCATTCGCCTGCTCAAGGCCAGTGGGGTCCAGCCCAAGCGCAACGTCTTTGTGACCTTTGTGCCCGATGAGGAGATCGGTGGGGCCCTGGGAATGCAGGAGTTCGTAAAGACCGAATACTTCAGCAACATGAACGTGGGCTTCAGTCTCGACGAGGGCGGCCCCAGCGAAATTGACCTGTTCTACGTGTTCTACGCCGAACGCATGCGATGGG GACTCAAACTGAACTTCAGTGGAACCTCCGGACACGGCTCCATGCTGCTGCCCAGTACTGCCGGTGTGAAACTGAACTACGTGCTGAACAAGCTGACGGAGTTCCGCGAATCGCAGGTCCAGCGGTTGGCCAGGGATCAGACCATTAACATCGGCGATGTGACCACCATCAATCTCACCCAGCTGAGCGGAGGAGTCCAGAGCAACGTGGTACCCCCTCATTTCGAGGCTGTGTTCGACATGCGCCTGTCCATCACCCTAGATGTTGAGGCCTTCGAAAAGCAGATCCACGATTGGTGCGAGGAGGCCGGTGGCGGCATTGAGATCTCCTTCGACGAGAAGGAGCCCTATGTGGCACCCACCAAGATCGACGACTCCAACCCCTTCTGGCTGGCCTTCAAAGCTGCAACCGATGAACT TGGCCTGAAGATCTACCCCATTGTGTGCCCCGGTGCCACCGACAGCAGGAATATTCGGGCCAAGGGCATCCCTGCCTTGGGATTCTCCCCCATTAAGAACACCTCCATGCGCCTCCACGATCACGACGAGTACTTGGGAGCCGAAACCTATTTGAAGGGCATTCAAATATACGAGAAAATTTTGGGCAACCTAGCCAAAGTCTGA